tccttgttcACAGATTGGGCAAATTTGCCTAAGGAGCTTCTGTATTTAGTTGTAGAGAGATTGGAGTCACCATTAGAATTTAGCGCTGTTTGTAAGCCATGGCGTTGTGTTGCAAAGGATACACTAAGCCAATATGCTAAGATGATAGCTCCAATGCTCATGATTTGTGACCAAAAGAGAGATATATGGAATTTATACGATGTGGCGCACAACAAgcttgttaattttcaattaagaTTGCCGAATAAGCGATATTGTGGATCTTCAAAAGGATGGTTAATAGTTGTGGATGAAAGTTTTAGGGTGAACTTAATAAATCCCTTCTATATGGTTAAAGGTGGAGAGAGAGCAAATTCAACCATTCATCTTCCTCCACTGCACCCTCCTAATATTAGGAGAGAAATATTTAGTAAACAGTGTGATTACTTTGTTTACAAGGCTACAATTTCAGCAGATCCAGTATTAAATGCTAACGATTGCATTGTTGCGGTCATATACGAGGATTATTGTCAATTAGCATTTATTAGACTCAATAAGGACACAAAATGGACGTATGCTGATCAAAGTATTGACAAGCGTTGGCGCTTAATTCGTGAAGTTGCTTTCGTTGAAGataaactctattttattaataataagaGTAGgcttttttcatttgatattACTACTCTGTCTTTCTCCAATCTAAGTTTGGTTAAACCCCATTTTGGACCAAATAACATCAGTGTCAAGGGATATCTCCTGGATTCAAATAAGAAAGAATTATTACTGGTTCATAAGTACTATACTGAAGAAGGTGGCAGACGCGTGACGAAGAAATTTAGAGTATTCGGATTCAGTTTCAATCAGTGTGATTGGATTGAGAAAAGCAACTTAGGTGATGCTGCAATTTTTGT
The Prunus dulcis chromosome 2, ALMONDv2, whole genome shotgun sequence DNA segment above includes these coding regions:
- the LOC117619410 gene encoding probable F-box protein At1g44080; the encoded protein is MNSDWANLPKELLYLVVERLESPLEFSAVCKPWRCVAKDTLSQYAKMIAPMLMICDQKRDIWNLYDVAHNKLVNFQLRLPNKRYCGSSKGWLIVVDESFRVNLINPFYMVKGGERANSTIHLPPLHPPNIRREIFSKQCDYFVYKATISADPVLNANDCIVAVIYEDYCQLAFIRLNKDTKWTYADQSIDKRWRLIREVAFVEDKLYFINNKSRLFSFDITTLSFSNLSLVKPHFGPNNISVKGYLLDSNKKELLLVHKYYTEEGGRRVTKKFRVFGFSFNQCDWIEKSNLGDAAIFVGDNSSLYVLASKSFGCKPNCIYFNHDRDRFSVIGRDGVYDLGVYNLEDHSILQPYTTDVKALLRKARRPSMWVSPSFPL